From a single Pleurodeles waltl isolate 20211129_DDA chromosome 8, aPleWal1.hap1.20221129, whole genome shotgun sequence genomic region:
- the LOC138249350 gene encoding olfactory receptor 56A4-like, which yields MICFPNYQSWQHWLSVPLTLLFISAVVANVTILTVIQREQRLHEPMYYFIGFLGVIDVVLSTCTIPKTLGILYFNWKEIEVTSCLIQMYMINGFFASQSATFLVMAFDRYVAICNPLRYSSMITIRFVGKAIAFILLRDLLVCVPYPVLAAQLPHCSENIIKNCICTVASVSALACGYSKINKVYQLSLAFILLGGDLIFICLSYCLILGVVFKLQTKGAVAKALNTCTPHFILVSFFYTLLLVLIFTNTMEKAIPPDIPILLNVLHLVIPPSLNPIVYGLRTKEVKLGILKLIGLGNTNAP from the coding sequence aTGATCTGCTTTCCAAATTACCAGAGCTGGCAGCACTGGCTTTCTGTTCCGCTCActcttctttttatttcagctgttgttgccAATGTCACAATACTTACAGTGATACAAAGAGAGCAGCGTCTCCATGAACCTATGTACTATTTCATTGGCTTCCTTGGAGTCATAGATGTAGTTCTCAGTACATGCACTATACCCAAAACTTTGGGTATCCTTTACTTCAACTGGAAGGAAATTGAGGTGACTTCTTGCCTGATTCAGATGTACATGATTAATGGTTTCTTTGCATCCCAATCTGCTACATTCCTTGTAATGGCCTTTGACCGCTATGTAGCTATCTGCAACCCCCTGAGATATTCTTCAATGATCACTATCAGATTTGTTGGAAAAGCAATAGCGTTTATCTTGCTTAGGGACCTTCTGGTGTGTGTGCCATACCCAGTGTTAGCTGCCCAACTTCCACATTGCTCTGAAAATATTATTAAGAATTGCATATGTACTGTTGCATCAGTGTCAGCCCTTGCTTGTGGATACAGTAAAATTAATAAAGTCTACCAGCTGTCGCTTGCTTTTATCCTCCTCGGAGGTGACCTAATCTTTATTTGCCTTTCTTATTGTTTGATACTCGGTGTTGTATTCAAGCTTCAGACAAAAGGTGCTGTAGCAAAAGCCCTCAACACATGCACCCCGCACTTcattttggtctcttttttttaCACTCTACTTTTGGTTTTGATTTTCACAAATACAATGGAGAAGGCAATCCCTCCAGATATTCCCATCTTGCTCAATGTCCTCCACCTTGTGATCCCACCTTCCCTCAATCCAATTGTTTATGGCTTGAGGACCAAAGAGGTCaaactgggtatcctgaaactgatAGGGCTTGGAAACACAAATGCGCCATAA